The Manihot esculenta cultivar AM560-2 chromosome 11, M.esculenta_v8, whole genome shotgun sequence genome includes a region encoding these proteins:
- the LOC110627139 gene encoding uncharacterized protein DDB_G0284459 has translation MEDSFRVRVDKAFGSLAASTAATTAPASSNLSSLWCLTDEEIERTEWNRDKDNSEPETLTDSSPFNKEFFLGNREKSDLDFRLELEKDLDDLDDDLDDEESRGSSSQSARRKPDDYNDEEWEIKNSIGLDCTLDYEEEEDQYDKVAVGREKAGDRLYMKDITDYGIEIDSNNELPDSLRDAPRDPRANHIAAKIRLKEDAEAAIKMDSLRVSERDSPDLADNQVKVLEDCNPKSILKRRDDDSDSKSKNNQPDSKSQKRVRFDPECKDDCDKESDGIRGTHMETDSVDESLVYPLPPDYPSGIPDYMRNPSKYTRYTFDSSSDVDEQSNRQAFSDFLRMLKKSKTTESQLDGAPFDLPKSVTFMPKRKSNDGEMISSRSESKQNQDNSGMESILRRGLAMGIAARDTEDGETCAMEEDEPETATDRRNSLQKSGRKYRAKASLEMEETI, from the exons ATGGAAGATAGTTTCAGAGTCCGAGTCGATAAAGCATTTGGTTCTCTAGCTGCCTCCACCGCCGCAACGACGGCGCCGGCATCATCCAACTTAAGCTCTCTATGGTGTCTCACAGACGAAGAAATCGAGCGAACCGAATGGAACAGAGACAAGGACAACTCCGAACCCGAAACATTAACGGATTCATCTCCGTTCAATAAAGAGTTCTTCCTCGGAAATCGGGAGAAGTCCGATTTGGATTTTAGGTTGGAGCTGGAGAAGGACTTGGATGACCTTGATGACGACTTAGACGATGAGGAGTCACGTGGCTCTTCGAGCCAATCGGCGAGGCGGAAACCTGATGATTATAACGATGAGGAGTGGGAGATTAAGAATTCCATTGGCTTGGACTGTACTCTTGATTACGAG GAAGAGGAAGATCAATATGACAAAGTTGCTGTTGGCAGGGAGAAGGCCGGTGACCGCTTGTATATGAAAGATATAACCGATTACGGGATAGAGATAGATTCTAACAATGAGCTTCCTGATTCGTTAAGGGACGCCCCTAGGGATCCACGAGCAAATCACATTGCTGCCAAAATTAGGCTCAAAGAAGATGCAGAAGCAGCTATTAAGATGGATTCTTTGCGGGTTTCTGAGCGAGATTCACCAGATCTGGCTGATAATCAAGTTAAAGTGTTGGAGGATTGTAACCCAAAATCCATTTTAAAGAGAAGGGATGATGATTCTGATTCTAAATCAAAAAATAATCAGCCAGATTCAAAGTCACAAAAGCGTGTTCGGTTTGACCCAGAATGTAAAGATGATTGTGATAAAGAGTCTGATGGAATCAGAGGCACACACATGGAAACTGATTCAGTAGATGAGTCTTTGGTATATCCATTGCCTCCTGATTATCCTTCTGGGATTCCAGATTATATGCGAAATCCTTCAAAATACACACGCTACACTTTTGATTCATCGAGTGATGTCGATGAACAATCTAACCGGCAAGCCTTTTCAGACTTTCTTAGGATGCTGAAGAAGTCAAAAACAACAGAATCACAGCTAGACGGTGCTCCCTTTGATCTTCCAAAATCAGTAACCTTCATGCCAAAGAGAAAAAGCAATGATGGTGAAATGATCAGCAGTCGCTCTGAGTCAAAGCAAAATCAGGACAATTCCGGCATGGAGTCTATACTTAGGAGGGGATTAGCCATGGGCATTGCAGCTAGAGACACAGAAGATGGCGAAACTTGTGCCATGGAGGAAGATGAACCAGAAACAGCAACTGATAGGAGAAACAGTTTACAGAAATCAGGCAGAAAGTATCGGGCAAAGGCCAGCTTGGAAATGGAGGAGACCATTTGA